agtcgtcaaacttaaaatgtatcaGCCGGcaatctttttccatcaaaccgtccgtcttttgcctatccaccgaaacctaaatcgcgtaaaaatggTGATAGAGAAactgtgatttcagattcggattcagcgccctcaaattaataatatgcCTTGTGAGTACTTGAAAATTAGCAAGTTTTTTATCGATTATATATAACGCTTTTTTATAGAAATCATCGTGAAAGTAATTATAAATTACTCAAAATCACAAtgattctcaaaaaaaaaactagtgaAAAAACATGCaaaaaattggatttttttttggagtgatccgtggtctagtggatagagtgcttgcgtagcagcacagagatcccgggttcaaaccctctcaataccaaaagttttttaaccagatcactcccgtgttatcggatgggcacgttataCTGTctgtcccggctgaagtatgacagtcgtaaggcccattgacggcttaaattatatattcaggcggtgggaccttcccgcaagggactccccaccgaCAAAAGCCatatacgaatttactttttacttgaaAATTAGCAAGTTTTTTATCGATTATATACTAGTATAacgtttttttctttcttgattctcatgatagtctcagaatttgatgttgatattatgattttagttgtatcgataataattaataatattaaaaataattattagcattAGAATAGCATTAGAATAGCATTAGAATAGCATTAGAATGCTAAGAATTTGTTTTAAACAACTATACTAATATCATTagaagcttaccgagttgaaagcagagaaaagtcgggagaaaaaataataagctacatcgagttatcaatattgcatgcctcattgattgcaattaatagtccacacgacaactgattttttaccaaattacaatgggatattaattgcatgcaagtaataatccactcgacagctgatttatgatgtctatagtctgatttttacggtaatattggcgttcgaaagagacttcttctccttttgtattatccttgcaaaatttcaaaaaaccttgtatatacgtcgacgcgcaatttaaagaggaacataacatacctgtcaaatttcatggaaatctattgccgcgtttcaccgtaaatgaggaacatataaacaaaattataaacatattttCAGATTCATCTTGCAATTCTCGAAGCAATGAAACGTGAGAAAATTTGTGTCTTTTCAACAACCAGTCCCTACTCCAACGTGAACGATGGACTCTACCTTCCTTCCTTTTTTttacacacaaaaaaaaatggCCAAGAGTACTAGCTCTTCCATAGTTGATGACGAACTGAGCTTGtgagcacaaaaataggaaaacggacgacATAAGACGTCGTGTGGACGCGATCCGTCTGGATCCTCATGATGTGAAGAGAACTTAAGACTTACAGCCTTataagtagggatgggtatcgaaagacaaaacatcgatgttttgaacatcgatgtttttttctcCTGAACATCAAtgagtgaaaaacatcgaacagtaaacatcgatgttttaaaCATCGACGTGTTGCCGTACATTTTACGGAAGACTATTATATCCTTAGAGTAACTCAGATACTAaaatcaatttccttttttATGTACATGTAAAAGAAAGGGACAGAGCTTTTAAAATGTAGTTAacaataaagaaatattattgattggcagCAACGAAACTGTAAGTTAATAAATTGTTTGTAGTTGTAGGTAATCAGACTCTACGTTATCAACGGAGATTGATATTTAATcgaatataaaaaagaaatcCAATAATAGTTGAGTCAGAAACCTTTCAGGATATCCTCGAAGATTCTGCCTTGAGATTTcatcctaagctaattttagcaatcattgttactcataatagtattcattcaatacctgatagttttatttaggAAATGAGAATGAATGGAGGTGTTTTTTATGGCTATCCACACTCcatacaatacgaggacctctattccagagctagattaataatTGGTATTAAACGTATGTTGATGAAAGcacttgtaataagaaaaactctttcttcctaagaaacgaaaaatccgacctcttattcaattataaataggtatctaaccttgacaaggGCCACAgttatgtaaatcttcaagagtatccaaacagtctcacataaaaatacagagagcctgattgaaaaattcctttttgttgggaaaaacatcgaatgactgatgtctaggtaaaaccatcgataagtgaaaaacatcgaacagtaaacatcgatgttaaaacatgtttgatgttgaaacatcgatgtttctaaacatcgatgtatcgatacccatccctacttatAAGCCTTTTCTTGAGACAATGAAATCTGAGTCATCCTATGGAGAATGTAATTTCGAtgttcatttaaaaaaaaaggttTCCAGACATGATATTTCCAGACAGATAGGCAGACAGTCTCTGAGTCACCGTTCCTCTCACAAACAAAAATCGTCTGCTCCTCTTTTTACCGGCCGGCTTCTGGGGTCAGATTCACTCTCAACTGTCAGCTTTCCTCATAAACAGCATCATTACTCCCCTATTAAAACCAACACTGCCAGTGTGACCAGGCAAGGCCACACTAAACACCCATTCTCGTGCTTTTAGTGAGGCCTCTCCCGAGATCCCGCGCTTTTTAACAACCAAACTCCTGTAGTGGGTGCAACAAGGACAAAAAACCAAACAGTCGTTGGGCCAGGAGCGCTCTGATTGGTTGCGGCGAGAAGGGGTGGGGGTGAAGGAGAATGTAGTTTGAATTCGAAATAAAACTGAGGAACACCGCGTGGTAGGGATCACTTCGTAACGTTCTTTCGGAGCGGACACATCGAGCGTTACGGTCACGGTAACGCAGTTGTAAcgtattttttcaaaagtgtgTCACATGGTTTACAGTTTAGCCTTTCCGGTGTAGAAACAGGGTCGAAATCGTTTGGACTCTACTAAAGTGATTTGAAATTGTGTATCATACAAGTTTTACTTCGTATTTTTCAAGAAGAGGTTACTAGAAACTTTGGTAACTTGTTGATTCTAACGTATTTTTGAGTGATCACCACGTGTTTTATTTGAACTTCCAGaagaaaacttattaatttcaACGTATTTTCGACAACGTACCACTTGTTAAGTTGAACTTTCTCTATTATCTAGtttatatcaacgttttgtTAAGTGATTCTACGTGTTTTTGTTGAAGTTTATAGAaaaaaacaacttgaaaaaCTTATAGATTCAAAGATATTATTTCTTAGTAGATACAAACTTACAACCATTACTGTTTTACAGTGTTTCAATTGAACTTTCTGAAATATAAACTTGTGAAAATTGTTGATAGTAGGTGCTTATTTTTTATTACATAAATGTGTTAGTTTTCCGTTTGTGATTTAATACTTGAGAGCTCGACGAAAACTTTCAGAGAACATCTGAAACCAGTTGATTTGAACGTATATTTCCGTGCTTGCTCATTCAACACTGTGTTAAAAATCTATATTCTTCACAGAAAAAACTTTACCAACCAGTTGATTCAACGTATTTTTGAGTGCGAATTATATGTTTTTCCATTTTTGAACTTCTGAAACCAGTTGATTTGAACGTATATTTTCGTGCTAGCTTAATCAACACTGTGTTAAAAATCTATTCTTCACAGAAAAACTCTACCAACCAGTTGATTCAACGTATTTTTGAGTGCGAATTACATGTTTTAGTTTTGAGTTTCAACAGTATCGTAcacgaaaaatgaaaatggtCCTCTCAGCCAGTATTGTAATCCACAACTTCGTCAGTACCTACTCACCTATTGGCGAAATCATCGCTTTCAAACGTAGAAAACTTTTACTACCAGGCGGCCATTGTCTATTCGGGGCACCCAACCCCGAAGAAACCACAAAACTGATCAACGATCAACTATTCAACGACCGTCAACGTATGCTGGATCAGTACGACTTCGACATTGTTACCAACTCGACGACGGAAAACGTTAACCTCAAAAAAGACTTGGTTTCTAGTTCTAGTAGTAAAGGGGGTGATTATggtagtagtaataataataatgagggTGAGAAAAAGGACTTTGACGAAGATGTTTTGAAACGGATTCGAGGAGAAGATGGAGACGGAGAGGGAAGCGGCAACGAAGGAGGAGTGGAAGAGAGAAGGAGGATGGAGGAGAATGACAGATGCAAGGATGGTCTTCGTAGAGTGCGGAAAGGTGCTGCTTTCAAGAGGCAATCACATTTAACAGGTAggaattttttgaattattttattatcttcagaagttgattattttcaaatatgttTTTCAGGAAATTCGAGTATGATTTGAGACTAATGGTTAATGATGTTGATTCAAAACATCTTGATACTAACGTGAAATGGAAAAAAGCATCTCGTTGTCAAACGAAATATTGAAGATCTCTATTATCAAAATAGCATCtgtgtctagtctcggccaatatGGAGAAACACCAAAACATCTATGTTtctagtgtgaaaattacaccTTGATACAGTTTTGATTCAACTGCTATGAGTTTAGGCGTGCTCAGTAGAAAAGGAGGAGCTTCAGAGAAGCTCCAAAAGTTTTCTTTATTCAATTGTGTTCCTACCAATTATTACAAAGTTATATTGTTGAACTGATGGGAACCgagtatattatcatagagtaaagataccgttAGATATAGTCTCAGCTGTGGTTTCAGAATATtaagtttgattttttgatCCTGcagaattatttctttaatatttactattttagtgataataatgtgaaatatttctccgatgtttggttttgaagcatcttaaTTCAAGAAACTACGTTGTGAAAATAGTAATTAAGGGATGATACCTtgtaaagtgaacaactacaagactcaatctACTTCGGACTGTGTgtagccttatctaaatttgggagaggaatagcacaaggttatctcttttctgtatagggctacttgtgctataaatataaagaaaataaaaatctcagtaccctttttttgaaatattttatcacaacatgtttcggacattgatgccattttcaagtgatcactTGAATATGGCTactatcacttgaaaatggcatcaatgtccgaaacatgttgtgataaaatatttcaaaaaaagggtagtgagatttttattttctttatatttatagcacaaggttaccttattcttcttctccctatcattttgatgatgtacttattgtatcaatcaatagactacagaatatagaataataaagatACGGTTTAGAAGATGCCATTACGTTATTAGTCGATGATACTTGAAGTTTTAAAAGGGATACTTGCAGAAGTACAGTAGTACGGTATATATTAGAGCGCTTGATAGTCCATGCATCTTGAAGGAGCTGATTATGCAACCGAACACTGCACGAACAGTTGCTCATTAGAGCATTATATTGCAGGACCCAAATCACACATCCATGAAATTTATACATTCTCGCTGTTGAACGTATAGTTAGAGGAAATATTTCTATTAGATAAACTcagttttgaaaacttgacagcAGTCACATCCAAATAGGAGGACAGTCAATTTTGAATTCATTAGGgtcatatcctattatattaagcgagcaatttctgtatttatatatctggttatttttatatctgtttatttatgttcaacgaaactcgaaaacggctctaaactTTGAACTtttgaatttggaacatagtaggtttatgatataaagatttgattgcactaggtctcatccttggaaaactcgctaaacgacatttaaaggataattcatccttggcggatacagctgtggatagtaaaaaagtgagtgagcgagtgagtatgtgaaaaatcagaATATCGCATccacgaaattcataagatgacgtatagccagctgtgaaatataaacacgatcattttagagaattgtgttctgtttatcaataaataaaaataacgagcgaagctcggtgccccgatgttGCTAACAGTACGTTTAACTCTTAACCACGTTTACATGTAGACATGGTAGCatagcatttatcataatgtgtttcatagggagtttaaacgaacagctaacatttctccgtttaaaccaaGTATCTGCATAAGGCCTTACACAGTTAGTTATATCATAGACAAGCTTATATCTTATACCTTCTAGTTGTTTCTGTAGTTATATGAGCTGCACAATATCATAGAGAaccaatagcgtaagtagatatcccatggtatagggcgtttatgtcgcaacttttactgttatctcaagccgattactgtcgattattgtcaattttcactgctttgttggggtgagagtgaatGAACGGCAcgatttgagagactaccagcgtcacacagcttcacgggaaagaactacgtggactatcgacttgagataacagtaaaagttgcgacataaacgccctataacatgtgatatctactcaagctattgtttctctatgacaatatttaaattttgcTAGATCAATAGAGCTACAGAATAGTTTCTTACTCCAGTTCGGGTTATGTACTCGCTGCCAAACTATGTGAATATCTCAATAAGCTCAATAAATTAGCTCTGCTTGAAATATAGAACAGTTTTACATAATTAATTCTCTCatcacaaattatttataattttgcaaAAACTGATACAATGTATCAGAGAGGAGTGATACAGATTGTTTATTCTACAAACATACTTgaacattaataaaacaaaataaatcttatagcacccttcatttttaaaaaactttaaaatagttgaacaactctTTTCGGTTCACACCATCTTCATGttataaagatttattttgttttattaatttagaagTTGttcatgtcaataagtgttttatactTGAAAATCTACATCAGTACAAATTGTTACTACAGTATTTGTGTTGCAaaaaaaaaccttaatttacaaaatatcctTAAGTTACAAAACACAATTTTATAAAACCTCGTTGATTTTAAAACACGGTTGAAAGTGtgggaaaagtgcaataaaactactgtgagaaaatgaaaaaaacccCACATTATTCACCCCAACCTTTTAAAAAACTCAATTATCCTTCTAAATTCAGGTCCCTTTAAGTCCTGGAGTTTTTTCCACGGCTGGgccctttttcaataattgtgtgTCCTTTTAACTGGCTACAAAGGGCTACTTGTTGCATTAGTATATATAGAGGTACTTTGTGTATAAAAAGTATATATTTATAAAGTCCTGGATGAAAACCTGTAATGCAATGTGTTTACAGACCCGAAATTTCGTGTTTCTAGTGCAGTCCTCTATTGTTACACCCTATAGGGCTGGAAGAAAACTAATTTACATTTGAATTAGGGTGCACCTTTATTGACATAATAGTGGTGTGTTACTGCACTGTAAGCTACTGTGCACTGTGCATAGGGCCTTGGGCACTGAACCTTCGGAAACCCTTGATAACAGGTCTGAAAACACCTCCAATACTCAATATTGGGACTAggaatcttcaatttttctgcTGGTAGCTTTTAAAAACctgtaataatatgaatgaaaagaGAATCTTTTCAATGTGCGTTTTAATACGACTCATACTGTAACTACTAAACCCTGGATATTCAACTGTTTGAAAAAACCAACAATATGAAGTTgtattcatttaatatgaatatctgCTACATCCTTATCTTCACGACCCTATAGAAAAGGATCGAGGAAACTAATATCAAAACATTGAATTTTCCTGAGCTCATATAGAAGTTTACAAATTTATCAAATGCGCTAACACAATAAatttactttattattgtagaatCAAAGTGAAGTGCTCCAGAAATTCTTAAAAACTCATGTATTTCTGAGAGCATTTTCAGTGTATTTTTCAAGGGATCACCTTATCTTTTCGCATTCAACAGTAGCAAACTTTAGTTAGAAACCTATCTTGTATCAcccaatttcatttcaaaacctgataacagtaaaaaactcaacttcaaaattttctaaCCTTGAACCGAATCTCTTAATCGTTTGATTGCTGCGCTCAATTAGGTGGAAAAGTAACTCAAAAAAGTCTTACAACTGAAAGGTCAAGTTTAATGATACTACAAAGAAAGATATCACTATTGTTCTTTAGCTCAGCCTTGACTGATAGGCAACATTGAGTTTCTTTGCTTTTAAGAGTCGTAAAAAAAAGCCAATTAAGTCGTAAAAAATCGTCTATTAATTGATGTTGAATGAGTGGAAACTGGAGATAAGAATTTCGATGGAGACCGGAGTTGATAGTAGAAAAAGAAGGCAGCAGGAGAAGGGAGAGAgctaggagaaggagaagaagaagaagaagaagaagaagagaagaagaagaagaagaagatgatgatgatgatgatgatgatgatgatgatgaagaaggagaagaagaagatggagaagaaaaagaagaaggagatgaagaagaagaagaagaaaaaggagaatatgaagagggagaaggagaggatgaggaggaagaagaagacactGTTGAGTCAATTTGGAACATAAGTGAACGGAAATATAAAAAGGACATAATTTTTACGATTATGTAGGCTATAATAATAAACTGCAGTTCGTAGATGTTAGTTAAATTCAGTTATAGTTTGAAAAATTAGTTGAAAGCGTTCGTAAAAGTCATTCAACTGAACTAGACGTCAGTTTGTTGAAGTGAATTAACTGCTACTCATAAAATGTAAAATTAGTTCGAAGATGCAGTAGTATATTAACATTTGCATGATTTAGTCATAAAAGTTCTACTGTTGCTTGACTTAAATTATCATGTCGATACAAGAGATTTGATTTAAGAATAAAGTTCCAAAATTTAGCCtttatcattaaatttaatGTTCATATCcagctatttttataatttattattttctcatattttctatcttctttttatttgaAACTGTATTATGTTGGAAACTATTGTAAAtgggtttttacctgttgtctccatgaatgaataaataaataaatatcaattaaCTATGTTTTGAAACTCCAGCTTGTTTTGGAAAGCCTACTTATTGAGGCTACTTATTAAAACTTCAACttaaatcataataaaataaagacgATGACTTCATAGTTCAATTTTTACATGAATCCATTATTATGTTCCAAAACTTTCCCATTCCATTCAATATGCTATACTCTCAATAGTGAATATGTTgggcatttacagcgaaacgcagcaatagattttcatgaaatttgacaggtatgcttcTTTTTGAAtctcgcgtcgacgtatacatacatttttttgaaattttgcattttaaggatagtacaaaaggaaaaggagtctcctttgaacgctaATATTaacgtaaaaatcagactttagagttattcatcataaatcagctgtctagtggaatataatactacccgttcaaaaacatcgaacatcttgaaaattaatgtatctttccatcaacggtGTAGAcggttgcagccagacctgataacagcgctcacactcacattccgggacgacacgtcacggtacgataggacagaaagctctatgtttatttaggattttttctagacattctaaatattgataaatcatttattaatttttgagaaaacataacaacacggcaatgtaactcactgagtgCGTGGTcgactgttcacagaactactagtgctAGAAAAGGaactaattttgaaattaaactaataatattgcAATGATTGATGTACAgtattatctataattattgCTAGAAAATGAACtgattttaaaattaaactAATAATCATTCCTGGATTGATATAAAGTATTTCGAAATTATGGtggtttaatttcaaattgagaGAAAACGAACTCATAATATGTGGAGTAGAATATCCTTGATATAGAAAGCAGCTGCACACTTATTATTCCATTGAGACATACATTGTAGCCTAATTTCGGTGCATCAGATAGGATGTAGTAGATAGCATTAGGCCTACAACAGTTCtgaagagagatagatagatagacagagagtgagagagagagtgagcgagtgagagagaatatATCAGAGGCCTACAACAGTTCTGgtgaaagatagatagatagacagagagtgagagcgagtgagagagaatatATCAGAGGCCTACAACAGTTCTGGTGAAAGATAGATGgatagagagagtgtgagagagaaaaaaaagagagagagaggtctTCCATTTACAGTAGCTGAGACCTTTGAcaccaattattattataagagcagaaAGGAGAATGAACGGTGTAATGTAAAATAATACTCGGCCCTTTAAACTGGCCCACCAGGCTTTGTTTAATATATCAGAGCGGCGGAAGTGGTCGAATTACGGTTTGAACCCAtttaaaattcaatgaaatagaAGGAAGATGAGGGATGGGTAGGTTAGGAGGGATAAGAAAGAGAATATAtataggtggaggaggaggagaagaagatggagaagaagaaggagaagaaaaaggagaagaagaaggagaagaagaagatgatgatggtgatgatgatgaagaagaagaagatgaagaagaagatggtgatgatgatgatgatgaagaagatgatggatgatgaagaaaaagaagaagaagaagaagaagaagatgatgatgattttgatgatgatgatgatgatgatgaagaagaagaagaagataatggatgatgaagaaaaagaagaagaagatgatgatgattatgatgaaagaagaagaagaagaataaggtgGAGTGAGCGGAGTAGATGATGATCATGGTGTTGATAAGTTAGTGTTATTGAAACAAGgattaaaaattataacttattatagttgatattataacaaattttttataaattttaccaATATAAACTCTACTACTTTGAGTAGGGAAAATCTgataagaaggaggaaaagagaaaTATGAAAAGAATAAAAAGGAGGTTTCGGAAAGGAAAAAGAAATGGAATAAGAAGACGAAAGAGATGGGAAGGCTaaatgagatgatgatgatgatgatgatgatgatggtgatgatgatgatgatgatgatgatgatgatgatgatgaagaagaagaagtagaagaagaagaagaagtagaggaagaagaagaaaaagaagaattagCACAtcaagtagaagaagaaaatgaataagaatgagGAGGTGTAGGACAAGTGAATGAAGAAGTAGATTATATGATACTCTTATCCAAGTCTTTTTAACCCTTAAACTAGGCGTTGATATTTCAATCATTACAGACTAGACTATGTGGACCACACCATTAGAATATCCACCAACTTAATAATTGAAAGTTGGGACATTTTGAACccttattgtaaaaaatatcatTGGATCAGAAATACATGTAATGTGAATCAGCCagagatcaaattattgaagcATGTTCCAATATCTTGTGAGAATACAGTGTGATACAATTTCTTACACAgtatatttgaccgagcgaagtgaggtctaagattcaagtcgacggtttggcatttctcttaatgtttaaatgtttatatgtttctatattttatatgttgcgcatttacggcgaaacgcggtaatagattttcatgaaatttgacaggtatgttcctttttaaattgcgcgtcgacgtatatacaaggttttaggaaaattttgcatttcaaggataatataaaaggaaaaaggagactccttcatacgccaatattagagtaaaattcagactatagaattatacatcataaatcagctgacaagtgattacacaga
The window above is part of the Nilaparvata lugens isolate BPH chromosome 12, ASM1435652v1, whole genome shotgun sequence genome. Proteins encoded here:
- the LOC120353899 gene encoding uncharacterized protein LOC120353899 codes for the protein MKMVLSASIVIHNFVSTYSPIGEIIAFKRRKLLLPGGHCLFGAPNPEETTKLINDQLFNDRQRMLDQYDFDIVTNSTTENVNLKKDLVSSSSSKGGDYGSSNNNNEGEKKDFDEDVLKRIRGEDGDGEGSGNEGGVEERRRMEENDRCKDGLRRVRKGAAFKRQSHLTDFWRSKRRAWESSTSKGKLGSESTPSWKTYCMESIQ